The Chlorocebus sabaeus isolate Y175 chromosome 1, mChlSab1.0.hap1, whole genome shotgun sequence genome includes a region encoding these proteins:
- the LOC103241009 gene encoding LOW QUALITY PROTEIN: olfactory receptor 5P4-like (The sequence of the model RefSeq protein was modified relative to this genomic sequence to represent the inferred CDS: inserted 2 bases in 2 codons) yields METENNTTVTEFIILGLTDNPMLCAIFFMVFLTVYIVTIVGNISIILLIQSSPKLHTPMYLFLSHLXFVNIGYTTSVTPTMLISFLRKKTIIPVTGCIAQLXSDVMFGTTECFLLATMAYNHYVAICFPLLYSIQMPPVICLLLLGASYLGGFMNASSFTGCSMNLSFSGPKKINHFFCDLFPHLKLSCGHVDIAEISPAISSASVLISTLFTIIMFYIYILRSILKMRSTEGRKNVFSTCASHLTAVTLFYVTILFVYVMPKSSYSADQVKVASVIYTVMILMLNPLIYSLRNKEVKEAMRKLMARTHWFS; encoded by the exons ATGGAGACGGAAAACAATACAACAGTGACAGAGTTCATTATTTTGGGATTAACAGACAATCCTATGCTATGTGCCATTTTCTTCATGGTTTTTCTAACAGTTTATATAGTTACCATAGTGGGAAATATTAGCATAATCCTCTTAATCCAAAGCAGCCCAAAGCTTCACACCCCAATGTACCTTTTTCTCAGCCATT GCTTTGTGAACATTGGGTATACCACATCGGTTACACCAACCATGCTCATCAGtttcttaagaaagaaaacaattattccTGTCACGGGCTGTATAGCACAGC GCTCTGATGTCATGTTTGGAACCACAGAGTGCTTCCTACTGGCCACTATGGCCTACAATCACTATGTAGCTATCTGCTTTCCCCTGCTTTACTCCATCCAAATGCCCCCAGTCATCTGCCTCCTCCTACTGGGAGCCTCCTACCTGGGTGGATTCATGAACGCTTCGTCTTTTACAGGCTGTTCGATGAACCTGTCCTTCTCTGGtccaaaaaaaatcaaccatTTTTTCTGTGACCTCTTCCCACACTTGAAGCTTTCTTGTGGCCATGTTGACATTGCTGAAATATCCCCTGCCATCTCCTCTGCATCTGTCCTTATCAGCACGCTGTTTACCATAATCATGTTCTACATCTACATCCTCCGCTCCATCCTGAAGATGCGCTCTACTGAGGGAAGGAAGAACGTTTTCTCCACCTGCGCTTCCCACCTCACTGCAGTCACTTTGTTCTATGTgaccattttgtttgtttatgtgatgCCCAAGTCAAGCTATTCAGCGGATCAGGTCAAGGTGGCATCTGTGATCTACACGGTGATGATTCTCATGCTGAACCCCCTCATCTACAGTCTTAGGAATAAGGAGGTGAAAGAGGCCATGAGAAAATTGATGGCAAGAACACATTGGTTTTCCTGA
- the LOC103240967 gene encoding olfactory receptor 5P1-like: MGIGNHTTVTEFIILGLTEDPTLRDIFFVIFLGIYIVTLIGNIGIITLIRSCSQLHTPMYLFLSHLAFVDIGLSTVVTPIMLMGFLRHGVALPVTSCVAQLYSVVMFGTSECFLLATMACDRYVAICSPLVYSTHLSPRVCILLVVTCYLGGCVNASTFTSCLLSLSFCGPNHIDHFFCDFSPLLKLSCSDISIPEMIPSISSGSIIVVTVFVIAISYIYILITILKMRSNEGRHKAFSTCTSHLTAVTLYYGTITFIYVMPKSSYSTSQNTLISLSYTVVIPIMNPFIYSLRNRDVKEALRKATVRIYS, from the coding sequence ATGGGGATTGGAAACCATACCACAGTGACAGAGTTTATTATTTTGGGGTTAACTGAGGATCCTACACTTCGTGACATCTTCTTTGTGATATTTCTAGGAATCTACATTGTCACCTTAATAGGCAATATTGGCATAATCACTTTAATAAGAAGCTGTTCCCAGCTTCACACTCCCATGTACCTGTTCCTCAGCCACTTGGCTTTTGTGGACATAGGGCTGTCCACAGTAGTCACACCTATAATGCTTATGGGATTCCTAAGACATGGAGTGGCCCTCCCTGTTACTAGCTGTGTAGCCCAGCTCTATTCTGTAGTCATGTTTGGGACGTCTGAATGCTTCCTACTGGCGACCATGGCCTGTGATCGCTATGTGGCCATCTGCTCACCCCTGGTGTACTCCACCCACTTGTCCCCCAGAGTCTGCATCCTCTTAGTGGTGACTTGCTACCTGGGTGGATGTGTGAATGCCTCAACATTTACTAGTTGTTTATTGAGTCTGTCTTTCTGTGGACCAAATCATATAGATCATTTTTTCTGTGATTTCTCTCCTTTGTTGAAACTTTCCTGCTCAGATATCTCCATTCCTGAAATGATACCTTCCATCTCTTCTGGATCTATCATTGTGGTCACAGTATTTGTTATAGCCATCTCCTACATCTATATCCTCATCACCATCCTGAAGATGCGCTCCAACGAGGGGCGCCACAAGGCTTTCTCCACCTGCACCTCCCACCTCACAGCGGTTACTCTCTACTATGGAACGATTACCTTCATTTATGTGATGCCCAAGTCCAGCTACTCAACTAGCCAGAACACATTGATATCTCTGTCCTACACAGTGGTAATCCCCATAATGAACCCCTTTATCTATAGTCTGAGGAACAGAGATGTAAAGGAGGCACTAAGAAAGGCAACTGTCAGAATATATTCTTAG